CTGATAAAAAACCGACACCATTCTCTTCAACACAAGCGTCAACAAAACCGACACCATTCTCTTCAACACAAGCGTCAACAAAACCGACACCAGAAACAGCAACAGCAACTAAAACCAAAGTCACACCATCCAGTGCCCAACAGGTCATTCATGCTTTGCAACAAGAGGCTTGGTTTAGCAGTCTGTGGTTAATGTTTGGCTTGGGCTTACTGCTTTCTTTCACGCCTTGCGTACTTCCTATGGTGCCAATCGTCAGTGCTATTGTGTTGGGCAAACCCACTCAACCAGCAACAGAGAAAAGGTTAACCGCCAGTTTGCGCGGTCTGTATTTAAGCAGTGCTTATGTATTAGGCATGGCTCTCACTTATGCAGCAATAGGCGCTTTAGTGGGCTTACTAGGGTTGAGCTTTAATTTACAAGCTCAGTTGCAAAACCCCATGCTGATTGGTGCCAGCATTTTGTTGTTTGTGTTGTTGGCCTTGGCCATGTTTGGTGTCTATGAACTGAGTCTTCCTACTCGTTGGCAGAACAGCTTACAAGAATCACCGCTTTTCTCACTCGCTTCCAAGCGCGCTGGTTTGACGGCCTTTATGGCAGGTATTTTAGCCACGTTAATTGTCTCACCTTGTGTCTCCGCACCGCTTGCGGGGGCGCTTTTGTTTATCAGCAGTCAAGGTGATGCAGCCTATGGGGCACTGGTTTTGTTTATCATGGCGCTGGGTATGGGCACGCCTTTACTCTTGGTTGGGGTCTTTGGTGCCAGTATTTTACCTAAGCGCGGTGCATGGCTAGACGAAGTTAAGGTCATCATGGGATTTGGTTTGCTGGCGGTGGCGATTTGGTTATCACGGGCTTGGCTGCCAAACGGGGGCGAACTCTTCTTGTGGGCCTTGTTCGCCCTTGCGATGAGTGGTTACTTTATACACAGAGGCTTAAAAGTGGCATCCCACCCGATACGTTGGTTATTGGCAATGGTGTTTTTCCTATTGGGCAGCATACAATTGGTCGGCGGATTAAGTGGCGCGACCTCACCTTTGCAGCCTTTTAGTGGCTTTACTTCCCATGCAATTATTCAAGACAATTCAGACAGGATTTTATCAGCGTCCCACGACAGTCTATTTGATGCACAGATTGGCAGTTTGGCTGAACTGGATCAACTCGTTAAGGACGCGGACCCACGCCCCATGGTATTGGACCTGTATGCAGATTGGTGCATCAGTTGTCGTACCGTAGAAGGCATTTTGGCGTCCAATGCAGCACAACAGCCTCTTGCTCAGTTACGTTTGATTAGAGTGGATGTCACAGACAACACAAAAGACAACCAAGCCCTCATGCAAAAATTCCAACTTTATGGACCACCATCATTGATCTTTTTGGACAATCAAGGAGCTTCTTTACCTGAATTGGCTTTAATAGGTGAACCCAGTCGACAAGAACTTATCGAACGTTTAGCCGCTTTGGCCGCACTAGGTGAAGAATAACGGCTTTTTTCACTGCAAAACGCCCCTAAAAAAGGCAAGTTTACCTTAGGTTATTTTTTAAACAACTTTGTCTTTTTTGTGATTTTTCCCCGAAGAACTGGACAATATCCCGCTTTTTATTGATAATCCGCTTCAGTTACAAGCTTTAACATTTCTGTTTTTTGTCATTCTAGTTTTGTCTAAAGCGTTTTTACGTTAACTACAATTTACAACCCTCAGTGTGCAATACACTGAAACACTAATACAGACAGAAGAGAGTAAACATGGATATTCGTAAAATTAAAAAACTAATTGAACTTTTAGAAGAGTCAAATGTATACGAAATAGAGATCAAGGAAGGCGAGGAAGCCGTTCGTATTAGTCGTGGTGGTTCACAGGTTGTTACTTCAGTTGCTGCTCCAATCGCTGCACCAGCACCGATTGCCGCACCTGTTGCTGCAGCCGCTGAAGCAAGTGCTCCTGAAGCACCTGCCATCACTGGTCATGCAGTGAAATCACCAATGGTCGGAACTTACTACAAGTCCTCAGCACCGGGTGCTAAGCCATTTGTAGAAGTGGGCCAAAAAGTTAATGTTGGCGATACTATTTGTATCGTTGAAGCCATGAAGATGATGAACCAAATCGAAGCGGACAAAGCTGGCACAATTGGTGCCATCCTAGTCGAAGACGGCGAGCCTGTTGAATTTGATCAGCCTCTCGTTACTATCGTATAACCCAACAAATAGGTTTCATCATGCTTGATAAGGTATTGATTGCTAACCGAGGTGAAATTGCGCTACGTATTTTACGTGCGTGTAAAGAACTCGGTATCAAAACCGTTGCGGTTCATTCGAAAATTGACCGTGACTTATTACACGTTCGCCTTGCAGACGAATCTATCTGTATTGGCCCAAACCCATCTACTGAAAGTTACTTGAAAATCCCAGCTATTATCAGTGCTGCGGAATTGACAGACTCGTCAGCCATTCACCCAGGCTACGGTTTCCTTGCAGAAAATGCGGATTTCGCAGAGCAAGTGGAAAATTCTGGGTTCACTTTTATCGGTCCGAAAGCGGAAACCATTCGCCTCATGGGTGACAAGGTTTCTGCCATTAAGGCCATGAAAGAAGCCGGCGTTCCAACCGTGCCGGGGTCTAATGGTCCTGTGCCTGCGGATCCAGATGAGTGTCTACGCATTGCCAGCGAAATCGGTTATCCGGTTATCGTCAAAGCAGCCGCCGGTGGCGGTGGTCGTGGTATGCGTGTGGTTCACAACGAAGCCAGTCTATTGAAATCCATCAGTGTTACCCAGTCTGAAGCCGGCTCTTATTTCGGTGACAGTACGGTTTACATGGAGAAATTCCTCACCAACCCTCGTCACGTTGAAGTGCAAGTGTTGGCCGATGGTCAAGGCAATGCCATTCACCTTTACGATCGTGACTGTTCTTTGCAACGTCGTCACCAGAAAGTATTGGAAGAAGCGCCAGCGCCTATGCTTGATGAAACCTCTCGCCAAGCCTGTTTGCAAGCTTGTGTCGACGCCTGCATCAAGATCAATTACCGCGGTGCAGGAACCTTCGAATTCCTCTACGAAGATGGTCGTTTCTACTTCATCGAAATGAACACTCGTGTTCAGGTAGAGCACCCAGTAACAGAAATGGTTACCGGGGTGGACATTGTGAAAGAGCAATTGCGTATTGCCAGTGGCTTACCACTGTCTTTAAAACAAGAAGACATCAAGCTGAACGGTCACGCGGTTGAATCTCGTATCAATGCGGAAGATCCGAAAACCTTCATGCCAAGCCCGGGTAAAGTGGAATACTTCCACGCGCCAGGTGGTATGGGCGTTCGAGTGGATTCTCACCTTTACAGTGGCTACTCAGTACCACCAACTTATGACTCCATGATTGCCAAAGTCATTTGTCATGCAGCGGATCGTACTGCAGCACTGAAACGTCTTTCTGGTGCGTTAGATGAAACCTTCATTGATGGCATTAAGACCAACATTGCGCTGCAAAAAGAGCTAGCCAATGACGCTAACTTCATCGAAGGTGGCGTAAACA
The window above is part of the Marinomonas sp. THO17 genome. Proteins encoded here:
- the accC gene encoding acetyl-CoA carboxylase biotin carboxylase subunit, producing the protein MLDKVLIANRGEIALRILRACKELGIKTVAVHSKIDRDLLHVRLADESICIGPNPSTESYLKIPAIISAAELTDSSAIHPGYGFLAENADFAEQVENSGFTFIGPKAETIRLMGDKVSAIKAMKEAGVPTVPGSNGPVPADPDECLRIASEIGYPVIVKAAAGGGGRGMRVVHNEASLLKSISVTQSEAGSYFGDSTVYMEKFLTNPRHVEVQVLADGQGNAIHLYDRDCSLQRRHQKVLEEAPAPMLDETSRQACLQACVDACIKINYRGAGTFEFLYEDGRFYFIEMNTRVQVEHPVTEMVTGVDIVKEQLRIASGLPLSLKQEDIKLNGHAVESRINAEDPKTFMPSPGKVEYFHAPGGMGVRVDSHLYSGYSVPPTYDSMIAKVICHAADRTAALKRLSGALDETFIDGIKTNIALQKELANDANFIEGGVNIHYLEKKLGL
- the accB gene encoding acetyl-CoA carboxylase biotin carboxyl carrier protein encodes the protein MDIRKIKKLIELLEESNVYEIEIKEGEEAVRISRGGSQVVTSVAAPIAAPAPIAAPVAAAAEASAPEAPAITGHAVKSPMVGTYYKSSAPGAKPFVEVGQKVNVGDTICIVEAMKMMNQIEADKAGTIGAILVEDGEPVEFDQPLVTIV
- the dsbD gene encoding protein-disulfide reductase DsbD; translated protein: MTLSLFGFLYLLNVFMRLILAFYALLFHLSAFAFTFAPTSPFEQAQFLPAEQAFQLSVSAPQEGRFNATWEIADGYYLYQQRFSFSGPQANHLYFAPFPQGDAHEDEYYGKVTIYRQQLRLPIYYDIQLPAGTKVQANLHFQGCADKGLCYPPQSMPIQFTVPDANHQAADKKPTPFSSTQASTKPTPFSSTQASTKPTPETATATKTKVTPSSAQQVIHALQQEAWFSSLWLMFGLGLLLSFTPCVLPMVPIVSAIVLGKPTQPATEKRLTASLRGLYLSSAYVLGMALTYAAIGALVGLLGLSFNLQAQLQNPMLIGASILLFVLLALAMFGVYELSLPTRWQNSLQESPLFSLASKRAGLTAFMAGILATLIVSPCVSAPLAGALLFISSQGDAAYGALVLFIMALGMGTPLLLVGVFGASILPKRGAWLDEVKVIMGFGLLAVAIWLSRAWLPNGGELFLWALFALAMSGYFIHRGLKVASHPIRWLLAMVFFLLGSIQLVGGLSGATSPLQPFSGFTSHAIIQDNSDRILSASHDSLFDAQIGSLAELDQLVKDADPRPMVLDLYADWCISCRTVEGILASNAAQQPLAQLRLIRVDVTDNTKDNQALMQKFQLYGPPSLIFLDNQGASLPELALIGEPSRQELIERLAALAALGEE